The sequence CGAGGTGGTGAAAGCGCCGAGGGCATTCGCGATGGTGCGCGTCTGGATGGGGCCGAGGATCCCCGGCAAGGCCGGCAGGGCCGCGGAGTCCGTGACCTGGCCCCAGCCAAGAAAGCCGATCCTCACGTACGTCCTGCCGGTGGGCGCACCCTCCGAGCAACTGGTGCTCGCGCGCCTGGAAGAGAATCCTCCCGACGCTGCCGCCGACGCGGGGCAGGCCAAGCCGCCGGACCCGGTCGCGACTCCGCTTCCGGGGGCGAACCGGCCCGTGCTCGATTTCTACCTGTCGAATGCCAAGCTCGGCCGCCGCGGCGACAAGGTCCGCATCGTGCTCGACCGGCGCGAGCTTCCGTTGATCACCGACTGGAAGCCGCACCTCTTGCGAGGGGCACGCGGCGGCGCGCACCGCATCTCGATCGATCTGCTGAGCCGCAAGGGCGTGAAGGTGAACAACGTGCTCAACCGGAGCGACCGCGTGTTCACCGTCGAGAGCCTGCAGCGAAAGGGCGGATCGCGGCTCGGCGATTCGCGTCTCTCACGCTGAAGGGTCGCCCTTCTCCACCGGCTTGCCGGCCTTCTGCCAGCCCTGGATGCCGGCCGACATGATGTAGACGTTCTTGTATCCGAAGCTGAGCGCCGCACGGGCGCCCTGGTGGCAGGCCATTCAATGCGTGTTCGCGCAATAGAACACGAGCTTGCGCGACTTGTCCTTGGGGAGATCGCTCTCCTTCACCGCCTTGAAGTCGACCCACTTCGCGGTGGGGACGTGTCCCTTGGCGTACACGTCCTTGCCGTTGTTGTCGAAGATGTCCGCGTCCTTCTTGGCGATGAGATCGGCGACCTGATCGATGGTCAGATCGCCGAAGCCCTCTTCCTTGGCCGAGTCGGCGCGCGCCGTTCCCGCGAACAGCAGCACGAGAGCGGCGAACAGGGTCCTGCGCAGGATTCTCATGGGAAGGAGGGTAATCGCGCTCGCCCGCCGGTCAAGCGCTCTTCTCCATCGAAACATGGGGAATGGCGGTACCGTCTTGCACCGCGCCGGAGGCGGTATACCCAGCCTTCTCGTAAAAGGCTTGTGCCTGTACCTGTGCCCAGAGGGTCAGCTTTGTTGCTCCGCGTCGACGCGCCTCGTCCTCGAGAAACGCGAGGAGCGCCTTCCCGACGCCGCGCCCGCGAGCGTCATCGATGACGGCCATCCGTTGAATCCTGGCAATCCCGGGGGCAACGAAGATCAACCTGCCGGCGCCGCACGCAACCCCATCGAGCACCGCCAGCGCATGCACAGCGTCGGAGTCAAGCCCGTCCAACTCGAGGCTCGGCCGCACGCCCTGCTCTTCCACGAACACCGTCCAGCGCAGCCTCAGGCACTGCTCGACGTCCTTCGCGCTCCGCGCGAGTCGAACCTCGATCATGCCTGCTTCGGCGCCAGCCATCGCTCGGTGGCCACCGCCCAGAGAACAGCGCCGAGCACGCAGAAGAGCGCGAGCGAGACCAGATTGCTGGTGGCGAATCCGGGGATGGTGCCGCCCACGTTGATGGAGTTGAGGAAGTTCCGCGTCGGTTCAGAGAGCTGCAGGAACGCGAGGATGGTGCCGATGACGCTGGCGCCCGCGATCAGCCCGGAGGCGAACAGCACGCCGGGACCGCTCTCCGCCTCGGCTCCGCTCAGCTTTCGGCTCGCGGTCCGGTCGGCGATGTACCGGACGATGCCGCCCATCATGATGGGGGTGCTCGTCGACAGCGGCAGGTAGACGCCGACGGCGAAAGCGAGGCTCGACATCCCGCAGAGCTCCAGGACCACGGAGACGAAGACGCCGATCAGCACCAGCCCCCAGGGCAGACGCTGGGTCATGATCCCCTCGATGATGAAGGACATGAGCACCGGCTTCGGCGCGCTGAACTTCGACTTCACCTTTTCGCCGTTGTCGCGCGTGTCGAGCTTTCCGTTGATGCCGGGATCCTCGAGATACTTGATGTGCCCGGTGTCGTCGACGAGGTACTTCCCGGCGGGCACCTCTCCCCGTGGCTCGCGCAGCCAGATCACGTTGTAGGCGTTGGCGTCGCGCCCGGAGTCGGCGCCGCGCAGGCGCTCCTTCTCGCCGCTGTAGTCCGCCTCGCTGAAGCGCACGTTCGGGTAGCTCCGCGCCGCGAACACCGTTCCGGCGTCGTTGAGCTTGAGAATCACGAATCCAAGCACCAACGCGGATGCCAAGGCGCCCACCAGGATGGCGATCTGCTGACGCGACGGGGTCGCGCCGACCAGATATCCGGTCTTCAAGTCCTGCGAG is a genomic window of Deltaproteobacteria bacterium containing:
- a CDS encoding rhodanese-like domain-containing protein, with the protein product MFRWRRALDRRASAITLLPMRILRRTLFAALVLLFAGTARADSAKEEGFGDLTIDQVADLIAKKDADIFDNNGKDVYAKGHVPTAKWVDFKAVKESDLPKDKSRKLVFYCANTH
- a CDS encoding GNAT family N-acetyltransferase; this encodes MIEVRLARSAKDVEQCLRLRWTVFVEEQGVRPSLELDGLDSDAVHALAVLDGVACGAGRLIFVAPGIARIQRMAVIDDARGRGVGKALLAFLEDEARRRGATKLTLWAQVQAQAFYEKAGYTASGAVQDGTAIPHVSMEKSA